One Psychrobacillus glaciei genomic region harbors:
- a CDS encoding phosphodiester glycosidase family protein — translation MKQKLLYLFIVFAIVTGALFQPNQAEAQTTNVYWDGILMVPGQVGKIKVIKPINLWKRTPSGLVFERVLKVGEQYRVYRYDNLYGGQYGLGGNMYITKIAGYVEYKTPSKAKLQELAVAQGTPSTGPGNSTSLFPTEPTPTLTGGKVLSQSVTQIAPGIRKKYFDIDGEIGKQNLFVVDFDGKTANIELKTELAKDQLIGLETTSSQANSVKQNDSYHVVAGVNADYFDSQGQPIDLMMMEGSIVSTPQTALNELAVLGIKADGKAVIGAPQVLMNVSVNGQQSYAINSVNRKRLANQLVVYTRDFAATTNTNELGTEVRVKVESGKLNGKEILTGTVIENVTGVGNASLNRNEIILSGHNFASQFLQTIQVGDKIEINTSFTPAEWNDVREAVSGRYHLVKNGTLQTIQVAGVAPRTAVGIRSDGSIFTAVIDGRTSNSKGLTLQNTAKLMKDLGANYAMTFDGGGSSTVVTRELGNDKVTVVNKPSDGYERSVSNTLLFISKYKTSTLNTIAPTSNVLEVFQGAAYTDLSVPVKGIDQYMNPVAVSGSGKVTSSALTTSGGKQVVSASPGTYDGVVTYDGKSTTIKLVVTNTLDSIVASNSYLQVQKGQAIQLSAKGMKNGQAVLTEASAFNWTATGGTVLANGKFTAQNKDGIGTITIKYGSKSITIPVIVGEVAPTILESFNKGILNYEATGDRVKSVSVQEVVNDRDGTKALKLVYDFTGTSGTSGAYVKAKTNLTISTPPKKIGMWVKGDGKGNWLRAQLVDATGKVIQLDLDKNVNWTDWKFVEASVPTGLTYPLKMDLPIRYMQTENANKSNGEIIIDDIQAIYKD, via the coding sequence ATGAAACAAAAATTGCTTTACCTTTTTATCGTTTTTGCAATTGTCACGGGTGCACTATTCCAACCAAATCAGGCGGAAGCACAAACAACAAATGTTTATTGGGACGGTATTTTAATGGTTCCTGGTCAAGTAGGTAAAATTAAAGTAATAAAACCAATTAATCTATGGAAACGTACTCCTAGCGGATTAGTCTTTGAAAGAGTCTTAAAAGTTGGCGAACAATATCGAGTATACCGCTATGATAATTTATACGGTGGTCAATATGGACTTGGCGGAAATATGTATATTACTAAAATTGCTGGATATGTAGAGTACAAAACGCCGTCCAAAGCGAAATTACAAGAACTTGCAGTAGCGCAAGGAACTCCGAGTACAGGACCGGGTAATTCAACTTCATTATTCCCAACAGAACCTACACCTACTCTAACTGGTGGGAAAGTATTGAGTCAATCCGTTACTCAAATTGCTCCAGGTATACGGAAGAAATACTTTGATATAGATGGAGAAATTGGTAAACAAAACCTTTTTGTTGTCGATTTTGATGGAAAAACTGCTAATATCGAATTAAAAACAGAGCTTGCAAAAGACCAACTCATTGGTCTGGAAACAACCTCATCACAAGCGAACAGTGTAAAACAAAATGATTCTTATCACGTTGTTGCTGGAGTTAATGCGGATTATTTTGATAGCCAAGGACAACCGATTGATTTAATGATGATGGAAGGATCCATTGTGTCAACACCACAAACTGCGCTGAATGAATTAGCTGTTTTAGGTATTAAAGCAGATGGAAAAGCAGTTATAGGAGCTCCTCAAGTATTGATGAATGTTTCCGTAAATGGACAACAATCATATGCGATTAATTCGGTTAATAGAAAAAGATTGGCAAACCAATTAGTCGTTTATACGAGAGATTTTGCCGCAACAACAAATACGAACGAGCTTGGTACGGAAGTAAGAGTTAAAGTGGAGTCTGGTAAGTTAAATGGAAAAGAAATTTTAACTGGTACAGTTATTGAAAATGTCACAGGTGTTGGAAATGCTTCATTAAATAGAAATGAAATCATCTTATCTGGACATAACTTCGCAAGTCAGTTCTTACAAACTATACAAGTTGGGGACAAAATTGAGATAAATACAAGCTTTACTCCTGCAGAATGGAATGATGTGAGAGAAGCGGTAAGCGGACGATATCATTTAGTGAAAAATGGAACACTTCAAACAATCCAAGTAGCAGGCGTTGCTCCCCGAACTGCAGTAGGTATTCGGAGCGATGGAAGTATCTTCACGGCTGTTATTGATGGCAGAACAAGCAATAGTAAAGGGTTAACTTTACAGAACACTGCTAAACTCATGAAAGATTTAGGTGCAAACTATGCCATGACATTTGACGGTGGAGGATCTTCTACTGTAGTTACTAGAGAACTAGGGAATGACAAAGTAACGGTAGTAAATAAACCGTCAGATGGGTATGAACGTTCGGTTTCAAACACTTTATTATTTATTAGTAAATATAAAACAAGTACATTAAATACAATTGCTCCAACTTCGAATGTATTAGAAGTATTCCAGGGTGCTGCATATACAGATTTGTCTGTCCCAGTTAAAGGAATCGACCAATATATGAATCCAGTAGCAGTGTCAGGAAGTGGAAAGGTAACTTCTTCTGCTTTGACTACAAGTGGTGGCAAACAAGTCGTTTCAGCTAGCCCGGGAACATATGATGGAGTTGTAACGTATGATGGGAAATCAACAACTATCAAACTAGTAGTAACGAATACTTTAGATAGTATTGTTGCTTCGAATAGTTATTTACAAGTACAAAAAGGACAGGCTATTCAACTTTCTGCAAAAGGAATGAAAAATGGACAAGCAGTCTTAACAGAAGCTTCTGCATTTAATTGGACAGCAACAGGTGGAACTGTTCTAGCAAATGGCAAGTTTACTGCACAAAATAAAGACGGAATTGGTACGATTACCATAAAATATGGTTCGAAATCTATTACAATACCGGTTATAGTAGGAGAAGTAGCGCCTACTATATTAGAATCTTTTAATAAAGGTATTTTAAATTACGAAGCAACTGGAGATCGAGTGAAATCTGTTTCTGTTCAAGAGGTAGTGAATGACCGAGACGGTACAAAAGCGTTAAAACTCGTATATGACTTTACAGGTACTTCTGGTACGTCTGGCGCATATGTGAAAGCAAAAACGAATTTAACGATTAGTACTCCTCCGAAAAAAATTGGTATGTGGGTAAAAGGTGATGGAAAAGGAAATTGGTTAAGAGCTCAGTTAGTTGATGCAACTGGTAAAGTAATTCAGCTAGATCTAGACAAAAATGTCAATTGGACAGACTGGAAATTTGTCGAGGCAAGTGTTCCAACTGGTTTAACCTACCCACTGAAAATGGATTTACCAATTCGATATATGCAAACGGAAAATGCTAATAAATCGAATGGGGAAATCATTATTGATGATATCCAAGCCATCTATAAAGATTGA
- a CDS encoding glycosyltransferase family 4 protein: protein MDIKLLLAFIVSLVTAIAVTPLVIKLAHKIGAVDKPSERKVHQNVMPRLGGLAIFIAVTVGYFVAGLYEAKINGIIVGALIIIVLGIIDDKYEISAKVKLAGQILAACAVMGSGLTIQVLNIPFLGVFDLGIFSYVVTLLWILAITNAINLIDGLDGLSAGISSIVFASIAFLAFSADKMLILTLSLVLLGSTLGFLFHNFYPAKIFMGDTGSMFLGYSIAILSLLGLFKSVTLFSFVVPVMILGVPIFDTSFAIIRRLVNRKPISVADKSHLHHRLLALGLSHRDTVLVIYGFGLIFSISAITFETLTLRWAIFIVVFILIAFEIVAEKIGLVNDEYRPIIAVFRKVVGYKRN from the coding sequence TTGGATATAAAATTACTTCTTGCTTTTATCGTATCACTGGTAACCGCAATTGCTGTTACACCACTTGTTATTAAATTGGCACATAAAATAGGAGCTGTAGATAAACCTTCGGAACGAAAGGTTCATCAAAATGTGATGCCTAGATTAGGTGGTCTTGCAATATTTATTGCAGTAACTGTTGGATATTTTGTGGCAGGATTATATGAAGCAAAGATTAATGGAATAATTGTTGGTGCATTGATCATCATTGTTTTGGGAATAATAGATGATAAATATGAAATTTCTGCGAAAGTTAAATTAGCAGGCCAAATACTTGCTGCCTGTGCAGTAATGGGTAGTGGTTTGACAATTCAAGTACTAAATATTCCATTTTTAGGTGTATTTGATCTAGGGATTTTTTCATATGTAGTTACTTTACTATGGATTTTAGCCATAACAAATGCGATTAACTTAATTGATGGATTAGATGGATTATCTGCTGGTATTTCTTCCATTGTATTTGCAAGTATTGCTTTTCTAGCATTTTCTGCAGATAAAATGTTGATATTAACACTCTCTTTAGTTTTATTAGGAAGTACACTTGGGTTTTTATTCCACAACTTTTATCCAGCAAAGATTTTTATGGGAGATACTGGATCCATGTTTTTAGGATACTCTATTGCTATATTATCCTTACTAGGATTGTTTAAAAGTGTGACATTGTTTAGCTTTGTTGTACCAGTTATGATTTTAGGTGTACCAATATTTGATACTTCGTTTGCGATAATTCGTAGACTTGTAAATAGAAAGCCCATATCCGTTGCGGATAAATCACATTTACATCATCGATTGTTAGCGCTCGGACTATCACATCGAGATACTGTGTTAGTAATATATGGTTTTGGTTTGATATTTAGTATCTCGGCGATTACATTTGAAACATTAACGTTAAGATGGGCTATTTTCATTGTTGTTTTTATTTTAATCGCATTTGAAATTGTTGCAGAAAAAATTGGTCTCGTAAATGACGAGTATCGACCAATAATAGCTGTTTTCCGTAAGGTTGTTGGGTATAAGCGCAACTAG
- a CDS encoding DegT/DnrJ/EryC1/StrS family aminotransferase — MKVPMLDLSEQYSYLKSEVLEALDSVMSSSQFILGNNVKKLEADIAKYSHVAHGIGCGNGSDAIHIALQAAGVGAGDEVITTPFTFFATGGAIVRAGATPVYADIDPVSFNLDPNEIEKHITDKTKAIIPVHLYGQMADMVSIRKIADKHNLVVIEDAAQAIGSKQGEFSVGELGDAATYSFFPTKNLGAYGDAGMVVTNNDDIAEKSKVIRVHGSKPKYYHHVLGYNSRLDEMQAAILNVKFPHLDKWGEQRRKHADFYTNLLNERVSEYVQTPVKVKGFYHVFHQYTILTDRRDELQAYLNENGVSTMIYYPLPLHLQPVFENLGYKTGDFPKAEKAANEALSLPMFPELKEEQQKYVVEKIAEFFAKK; from the coding sequence ATGAAAGTACCAATGTTAGATTTATCCGAGCAGTATTCATATTTAAAAAGTGAAGTATTAGAAGCACTAGATAGTGTTATGAGTAGTTCACAATTTATTTTAGGTAATAACGTGAAGAAACTGGAAGCGGATATCGCTAAGTATAGTCATGTTGCTCATGGTATCGGTTGTGGAAATGGTAGTGATGCAATTCATATTGCTCTACAAGCAGCGGGGGTTGGTGCTGGAGATGAAGTAATTACGACACCATTTACATTTTTTGCAACAGGTGGAGCAATTGTAAGAGCTGGAGCAACTCCAGTTTATGCGGACATTGACCCAGTATCCTTTAATCTAGATCCAAACGAAATTGAAAAACATATTACAGATAAAACAAAAGCGATTATTCCGGTTCATTTATATGGTCAAATGGCGGATATGGTAAGTATTCGTAAAATCGCTGATAAACATAATTTAGTTGTTATTGAAGATGCAGCACAAGCAATTGGTTCAAAACAAGGAGAATTTTCAGTTGGAGAACTAGGCGATGCAGCTACTTATAGTTTTTTCCCAACTAAGAATCTTGGTGCCTATGGCGACGCTGGAATGGTCGTTACGAATAATGATGATATTGCTGAAAAGAGTAAAGTAATAAGAGTACATGGCAGTAAACCGAAATATTACCATCATGTGCTTGGATATAATAGTCGCTTAGATGAAATGCAGGCAGCAATATTAAATGTTAAGTTCCCGCATTTAGATAAATGGGGTGAGCAACGTAGAAAACATGCAGACTTTTACACAAATTTACTAAATGAAAGAGTGTCTGAGTATGTGCAAACACCTGTAAAAGTAAAAGGTTTCTATCATGTGTTCCATCAATACACGATATTGACAGACCGCCGTGATGAATTACAAGCTTATTTAAATGAAAATGGCGTTTCTACGATGATTTATTATCCACTACCATTGCATCTTCAGCCTGTTTTTGAAAACTTAGGATATAAAACAGGGGATTTCCCTAAAGCAGAAAAAGCGGCAAATGAAGCTCTTTCTTTACCGATGTTTCCTGAGTTGAAAGAAGAACAACAAAAATACGTAGTTGAAAAAATTGCGGAGTTTTTTGCAAAAAAATAA